Proteins co-encoded in one Longimicrobium terrae genomic window:
- a CDS encoding TetR/AcrR family transcriptional regulator, which translates to MSDIKGRIIDAARALYRERGADAVTMRAVAERVGVTATALYRHFADKDAILREVMSEGSRLLGSHLFLALEAPTALDRLRATATAYLEFAVAQPQAYRTLFEAGSADEASPVLRQRDAVRRFLRDRVREGIAAGALTDGNAEEIALTIWATLHGLASLHQAGIIPAESMSERALTSLIDGVASHEHRLIA; encoded by the coding sequence ATGAGCGACATCAAGGGCCGGATCATCGACGCAGCACGGGCGCTGTACCGTGAACGCGGGGCGGACGCCGTTACCATGCGTGCCGTCGCCGAGCGCGTGGGCGTGACGGCGACGGCGCTGTACCGCCACTTCGCGGACAAGGACGCCATCCTGCGCGAGGTGATGAGCGAGGGCTCACGCCTGCTGGGCAGCCACCTATTTCTCGCCTTGGAAGCCCCGACGGCGCTGGATCGCCTGCGCGCAACGGCGACGGCGTATCTGGAGTTTGCCGTTGCCCAGCCGCAGGCATATCGAACGCTCTTCGAGGCCGGTTCGGCAGATGAAGCGTCGCCCGTGCTGCGCCAGCGCGACGCCGTACGCCGGTTTCTGCGCGACCGCGTGCGCGAAGGGATCGCGGCGGGGGCGCTGACGGACGGAAACGCCGAGGAAATCGCCCTCACCATCTGGGCGACGCTGCACGGCCTGGCTTCCCTGCACCAAGCCGGTATCATCCCCGCGGAATCCATGAGTGAACGCGCGTTAACATCCCTCATCGACGGTGTTGCATCTCATGAACATAGACTGATCGCATGA
- a CDS encoding tail fiber domain-containing protein: protein MTGGFRIFARAGLAVAALAAAAPGAAAQVPDSAIAVSHGGASLFRVNIDGGAVFGGVYNGGNSGSNIAAEGSGTRMLWYPQKAAFRAGYVNGTQWDDANIGNYSVAIGQNVRASGDNAVAMGVRSTAANGSSFAVGEDNTATGYASVALGYHAHTNARRGSFVFGDNVTGGTQDSVRAELVGQAVWRLSCGMRIYTTQSLNTGVAFGGPAINPSVCGSSYYFGQSGAMISTSTGAYLSSGGTWTNASDVRRKHLFEEVSGDDVLARLRTIPIRSWSYRVDDDGVRHLGPTAQDFRAAFGLGADSISIATVDADGVALAGVQALDARTTEQAARIAALEAENAALRARLERIEAALRSSTSTPD from the coding sequence GTGACCGGCGGCTTCAGGATCTTCGCGCGCGCCGGACTGGCGGTGGCCGCCCTCGCGGCCGCCGCACCGGGCGCCGCTGCCCAGGTCCCGGATTCCGCCATTGCCGTGAGCCACGGCGGCGCGAGCCTGTTCCGCGTCAACATCGACGGCGGCGCTGTTTTCGGCGGCGTGTACAATGGGGGCAACTCCGGATCCAATATCGCGGCCGAGGGCTCCGGCACGCGGATGCTGTGGTATCCGCAGAAAGCCGCGTTCCGCGCCGGATACGTCAACGGCACGCAGTGGGACGACGCCAACATCGGCAACTACTCCGTCGCCATCGGCCAGAACGTGCGTGCCAGCGGCGACAATGCGGTGGCGATGGGCGTGCGCTCCACGGCCGCTAACGGGTCGTCGTTCGCCGTGGGCGAAGACAACACCGCGACCGGGTATGCGTCGGTGGCGCTGGGCTACCACGCGCACACCAACGCGCGGCGCGGCAGCTTCGTGTTTGGCGACAACGTGACCGGCGGCACCCAGGATTCCGTCAGGGCCGAGCTCGTGGGGCAGGCCGTATGGCGGCTGAGCTGCGGAATGCGGATCTACACCACGCAGTCGCTCAACACCGGGGTGGCGTTCGGCGGCCCGGCCATCAACCCGTCGGTGTGCGGCTCCTCGTACTACTTCGGGCAGAGCGGCGCCATGATCAGCACCAGCACCGGCGCGTACCTGTCGTCGGGCGGCACCTGGACCAACGCCTCGGACGTGCGGCGCAAGCACCTGTTCGAGGAGGTGTCGGGCGACGATGTGCTGGCGCGCCTGCGGACCATCCCCATCCGCAGCTGGAGCTACCGCGTGGATGATGACGGGGTGCGCCACCTGGGCCCCACGGCGCAGGACTTCCGCGCCGCCTTCGGGCTGGGCGCCGACTCCATCTCCATCGCCACGGTGGATGCGGACGGCGTCGCGTTGGCCGGCGTGCAGGCGCTGGATGCCCGGACCACGGAGCAGGCTGCGCGAATTGCCGCACTGGAAGCGGAAAACGCCGCGCTCCGTGCACGGCTGGAGCGCATTGAAGCCGCGCTCCGCTCTTCTACATCGACCCCCGATTGA
- a CDS encoding tail fiber domain-containing protein, with the protein MKIMIRGGLALAALVASAATAAAQTPDSAFAVSSGGAGLFRVNVDAGTLFGGVYDGDNSGTGIPAEGSGTRMMWYPRKAAFRAGGINGTQWDGANIGDYSVAIGQDVRASASNATAFGLRSTAAQQSSFAVGEDNTASGAASVAMGYHAHTNARQGSFVFSDRSSVDTLRAGVNHSANWRTSGGFRIFTSSNLSTGVTIQSGATVSNWGQSNAVISTSTGAYLSTSGVWTNTSDVNRKHLFEAVSGEDVLSRLRTMPVTSWSYRTDDAGIRHLGPTAQDFRAAFGLGNDDVTIGTVDADGVALAGVKALDARSAVQGEEIRALREQNAAQQAEIERLRAEQAATAARLERLERALHAVPGN; encoded by the coding sequence ATGAAGATCATGATTCGTGGCGGGCTGGCCTTGGCCGCCCTTGTCGCCTCCGCCGCCACGGCGGCCGCGCAGACCCCGGATTCCGCCTTTGCCGTGAGCAGCGGCGGCGCGGGCCTGTTCCGCGTAAACGTCGACGCCGGCACCCTGTTCGGCGGCGTCTACGACGGCGACAACAGTGGAACCGGGATCCCCGCCGAAGGCTCGGGAACGCGGATGATGTGGTATCCGCGCAAGGCCGCCTTCCGGGCCGGCGGCATCAACGGCACGCAGTGGGATGGGGCCAACATCGGCGACTACTCGGTGGCCATCGGCCAGGACGTGCGCGCCAGCGCGTCGAATGCCACGGCGTTCGGCCTGCGCAGCACCGCGGCGCAGCAGTCGTCGTTCGCCGTGGGTGAGGACAACACGGCGTCGGGCGCCGCGTCGGTGGCCATGGGCTATCACGCGCACACCAACGCGCGCCAGGGCTCGTTCGTGTTCAGCGACCGCTCTTCGGTCGACACGCTGCGCGCGGGGGTGAACCACTCCGCCAACTGGCGCACCAGCGGCGGCTTCCGGATCTTCACCAGCAGCAACCTGAGCACCGGCGTCACCATCCAGTCCGGCGCGACCGTCAGCAACTGGGGGCAGAGCAACGCGGTGATCAGCACCAGCACCGGCGCCTACCTGAGCACCAGCGGCGTGTGGACCAACACCTCGGACGTGAACCGCAAGCACCTGTTCGAGGCCGTGTCGGGCGAGGACGTACTGTCCCGCCTGCGCACCATGCCCGTGACGTCTTGGAGCTACCGGACGGATGACGCCGGGATCCGCCATCTGGGCCCCACGGCGCAGGACTTCCGCGCCGCCTTCGGCCTGGGCAACGACGACGTGACCATCGGCACGGTGGACGCGGACGGCGTGGCGCTGGCCGGCGTCAAGGCGCTGGATGCGCGCTCGGCGGTGCAGGGCGAGGAGATCCGCGCGCTGCGCGAGCAGAACGCGGCGCAGCAGGCCGAGATCGAGCGCCTTCGCGCCGAGCAGGCCGCCACCGCCGCCCGCCTGGAGCGGCTGGAGCGGGCCCTGCATGCCGTGCCGGGCAACTGA
- a CDS encoding tail fiber domain-containing protein, giving the protein MSNRARSATVAAAVLAAVAAYTPSAAAQADSAFAVSASGASLMRLNTDASFVVRGTADEQAEVYSGNVAATGAGVRMLWIPQAWAFRAGKVDSFGANYWNPGSIGFGSAAFGENTRASGNHSFAAGLTTNASGDEAVALGNSGTATGDRSFSFNGTASAVGAVAIGSGAQATNDDALAMGPSSIAGGLASIVIGPSIANGNFGVAIGLQNSASGQFSVAIGKNARTANRQGSVVLGDGCAGFSSDSVYPTANNQFIARGCGGIKFFTSQNLSSGVQVAAGGGSWSSISDRNRKEHFLELDGEDVLSRLRNVPVSTWNYIAQEDSVRHMGPMAQDFSAAFGLGEDSLMINTVDIDGVNMAGVKALTTRTDALRAENEQLRAQVAAQQAEIVRMRDEQAATAARLERIEQALRAAAPRP; this is encoded by the coding sequence ATGAGCAATCGCGCTCGTTCCGCCACCGTCGCCGCCGCCGTGCTGGCCGCCGTGGCCGCGTACACGCCCTCCGCCGCCGCGCAGGCGGACTCGGCTTTTGCCGTAAGCGCCAGCGGCGCCAGCCTGATGCGGCTGAACACCGACGCCAGCTTCGTCGTCCGCGGCACCGCCGACGAGCAGGCCGAAGTCTACTCCGGCAACGTGGCCGCCACCGGCGCCGGCGTCCGCATGCTGTGGATCCCCCAGGCCTGGGCGTTCCGCGCGGGCAAGGTGGACAGCTTCGGCGCCAACTACTGGAACCCGGGCAGCATCGGCTTCGGCTCGGCCGCATTCGGCGAGAACACGCGCGCCAGCGGCAACCACTCGTTTGCGGCGGGCCTCACGACGAATGCCAGTGGCGACGAGGCAGTGGCGCTGGGCAACAGCGGCACGGCCACCGGCGACCGCTCCTTCAGCTTCAACGGCACTGCCTCGGCGGTGGGCGCGGTCGCGATCGGCAGCGGCGCGCAGGCCACCAACGACGATGCGCTCGCCATGGGGCCCAGCTCCATCGCCGGCGGCCTCGCCTCCATCGTGATCGGGCCCAGCATCGCCAACGGCAACTTCGGCGTGGCGATCGGCCTGCAGAACAGCGCCAGCGGCCAGTTCTCCGTGGCCATCGGCAAGAACGCGCGTACCGCCAACCGGCAGGGCAGCGTGGTGCTGGGCGACGGCTGCGCCGGCTTCTCGTCGGACTCGGTCTATCCCACGGCCAACAACCAGTTCATCGCGCGTGGCTGCGGAGGCATCAAGTTCTTCACCAGCCAGAACCTGTCGTCGGGCGTGCAGGTCGCGGCGGGCGGCGGCTCGTGGAGCAGCATTTCTGACCGCAACCGCAAGGAGCACTTCCTGGAGCTGGATGGGGAAGACGTGCTTTCGCGCCTGCGCAACGTGCCGGTGAGCACCTGGAACTACATCGCGCAGGAAGATTCGGTGCGCCACATGGGCCCGATGGCGCAGGACTTTTCCGCCGCGTTCGGCCTGGGCGAGGATTCGCTCATGATCAACACGGTGGACATCGACGGTGTGAACATGGCCGGCGTCAAGGCGCTGACTACGCGCACGGATGCGCTGCGCGCCGAGAACGAGCAGCTTCGCGCGCAGGTTGCCGCGCAGCAGGCCGAAATCGTGCGTATGCGTGACGAGCAGGCCGCCACCGCCGCCCGGCTGGAGCGGATCGAGCAGGCGCTGCGGGCCGCGGCTCCCCGCCCGTAG
- a CDS encoding tail fiber domain-containing protein has protein sequence MATRARSTALITAVLAAAAAYAPSAAAQADSALAVSRNGASLMRLNADGGFVVRGTEGEGSLPATGAGVRMMWFPNRAAFRAGRVGTFDSNDGSTYWDLNNVGVASAAFGTNTRASGASSFAAGYRATASGTNSFAVNGTASGLNSVAMGDGAQATNEGAVALGPSSIAGGLYSIVLGPSIANGNFGVAIGLQNSASGQFSVAIGKNARTANRQGSVVLGDGCAGFSSDSVYPTANNQFVARGCGGIRFFTTQNLSSGVEVAPGGGSWSSISDRNRKENFLDLDGEDVLARLRNVPVSTWNYRTQDASIRHMGPMAQDFAAAFSLGESNLLINTVDIDGVNMAGVKALTTRTDALRTENEQLRAENAQQAAQIADLRARMERLEALVNAGQGTAPKP, from the coding sequence ATGGCAACTCGCGCCCGTTCTACCGCTCTGATCACCGCCGTACTCGCCGCGGCGGCCGCGTACGCCCCGTCCGCCGCGGCGCAGGCCGACTCGGCCCTGGCCGTGAGCCGCAACGGCGCCAGCCTGATGCGGCTGAACGCCGACGGCGGCTTTGTCGTCCGCGGCACGGAGGGGGAGGGGAGCCTTCCCGCGACCGGCGCCGGAGTGCGCATGATGTGGTTTCCCAACCGGGCGGCGTTCCGCGCGGGGCGGGTGGGAACCTTCGACTCGAATGACGGCTCGACCTACTGGGACCTGAACAACGTCGGCGTGGCATCGGCCGCGTTCGGCACCAACACCCGCGCTTCGGGCGCGAGCTCGTTCGCGGCGGGGTACCGGGCAACGGCCAGTGGCACCAACAGCTTTGCGGTCAACGGCACCGCTTCGGGACTGAACTCTGTCGCCATGGGTGACGGCGCGCAGGCGACCAACGAGGGCGCGGTCGCCTTGGGGCCCAGCTCCATCGCGGGCGGCCTGTACTCCATCGTGCTCGGGCCCAGCATCGCAAACGGCAACTTCGGCGTGGCGATCGGCCTGCAGAACAGCGCCAGCGGGCAATTTTCCGTCGCGATCGGCAAGAACGCGCGTACGGCCAACCGGCAGGGCAGCGTGGTGCTGGGCGACGGCTGCGCCGGGTTCTCGTCGGACTCGGTGTATCCCACGGCCAACAACCAGTTCGTGGCCCGCGGCTGCGGCGGCATCCGGTTCTTCACGACCCAGAACCTGTCGTCCGGCGTGGAAGTGGCGCCGGGTGGCGGCTCGTGGAGCAGTATCTCTGACCGCAATCGCAAGGAAAACTTCCTGGATCTGGATGGCGAAGACGTGCTGGCCCGCCTGCGCAATGTTCCGGTGAGCACCTGGAACTACCGCACGCAGGATGCGTCCATCCGCCACATGGGTCCCATGGCGCAGGATTTTGCCGCCGCCTTCAGCCTGGGCGAGAGCAACCTGCTGATCAACACGGTGGACATCGACGGCGTGAACATGGCGGGCGTAAAGGCGCTCACCACGCGCACCGACGCGCTGCGCACGGAGAACGAGCAGCTCCGCGCCGAGAACGCGCAGCAGGCCGCGCAGATCGCCGACCTGCGCGCACGCATGGAACGCCTGGAGGCGCTGGTCAACGCGGGGCAGGGAACCGCGCCGAAGCCCTGA
- the ligD gene encoding DNA ligase D → MGLDEYKRKRDFRVTDEPEGHVHHSGDVLSFVIQKHAASHLHYDFRLELDGVLLSWAVPKGPSLDAGVKRLAIHVEDHPIEYGVFEGIIPRGEYGGGTVMLWDRGAWVPDEDPRKAYRKGHLRFRLDGERLHGGWHLVRSRRGADGEKEQWLLFKDEDDVARPESAGIITEEVMTSVDTGRTMEEIAADADAHWDSKAPAAEALIRSTPAKKPAGKPGAKKPAPAARKPAARKPAAAKKPAAKSAVRSTAETAASGKAAPGKAAPAAKPAAIPGAKRAAFPAEFTPALATLVDDVPAGDDWIHEIKYDGYRLVAHVRGGKARLITRNGNDWTSKFPEMATALSALPVRDAVLDGELVVLSPDGRTSFQALQNVLNSGRTSELVFYAFDLMHRDGMNLRGASLLSRKEALRELLAGDSAGPVRYSDHIVGNGAVFYQQACGMGLEGIISKRADSPYATRRTRDWLKVKCLLRQEFVIGGFTAPQGSRSHFGALLVGVHDENGDFIYSGKVGTGFNEASLRQLHAALRPLSREESPFSDYGRKGRRPAGVTWVEPKLVCEISFTEWTGDNILRHPVFQGLREDKPAAQVVRESAGHLSAAETPARPARAGKPTATAREQKPSATTRPVPPSTTKTVPRRGKANEAMVAGIRLTSPDKLLFPAAGITKLELARYYEAVADWMLPHVKDRPLTLVRCPDGVGGPCFFQKHGDEHFAPQVGRTTVTENDGEEKVYTYVHSTAGLVALVQMSVLEMHTSNAKRTSFEKPDRFIMDLDPGPGVSWQRIMDSALQIRDRLAELGLASFVKTTGGKGLHVVVPINKRHTWDEVKEFSRALATDISAANPGKYVTKSTIAARKGKIYIDFLRNGRGATAIAAFCIRARPSGAISVPLRWDELTPALRTDDFTPAAVIERVRGLKDDPWAEFWTTKQSLTKKMRTELGLK, encoded by the coding sequence ATGGGCCTCGACGAGTACAAGCGCAAGCGCGACTTTCGCGTCACCGATGAACCAGAAGGGCACGTCCACCACTCGGGGGACGTGCTCTCGTTCGTCATCCAGAAGCACGCGGCCAGCCACCTCCACTACGACTTTCGCCTGGAGCTGGACGGCGTCCTGCTGAGCTGGGCGGTGCCCAAGGGCCCCAGCCTGGACGCCGGCGTCAAGCGGCTGGCCATCCACGTGGAAGACCATCCCATCGAGTACGGCGTATTCGAGGGGATCATCCCCCGCGGCGAGTACGGCGGCGGCACGGTGATGCTGTGGGACCGCGGCGCGTGGGTGCCGGACGAGGACCCGCGCAAGGCGTACCGCAAGGGCCACCTGCGCTTTCGGCTGGACGGCGAACGGCTGCACGGCGGATGGCACCTGGTGCGCTCCCGCCGCGGCGCGGACGGCGAAAAGGAGCAGTGGCTGCTCTTCAAGGACGAGGACGACGTCGCCCGGCCGGAATCCGCCGGCATCATCACCGAAGAAGTGATGACCAGCGTGGATACGGGGCGCACGATGGAGGAGATCGCCGCCGACGCGGACGCGCACTGGGACAGCAAGGCACCCGCCGCTGAGGCACTGATCCGCTCAACGCCCGCGAAGAAGCCCGCCGGCAAGCCGGGCGCGAAGAAGCCAGCGCCCGCGGCGAGGAAGCCGGCCGCCAGAAAGCCCGCCGCCGCGAAGAAGCCGGCCGCGAAATCCGCCGTGCGCTCCACGGCGGAGACGGCCGCGTCCGGGAAAGCCGCACCGGGGAAAGCCGCTCCCGCCGCGAAGCCGGCCGCGATCCCCGGGGCGAAGCGGGCGGCGTTTCCGGCCGAGTTCACCCCTGCCCTGGCCACGCTGGTGGACGACGTCCCCGCCGGCGACGACTGGATCCACGAGATCAAGTACGACGGCTACCGGCTCGTCGCGCACGTGCGCGGCGGCAAGGCGCGGCTCATCACCCGCAACGGCAACGACTGGACGAGCAAATTCCCTGAGATGGCCACCGCCCTGTCCGCGCTCCCCGTTCGCGACGCGGTGCTGGACGGCGAACTCGTCGTCCTATCCCCCGACGGCCGCACCAGCTTTCAGGCGCTGCAGAACGTGCTGAACAGCGGGCGGACGAGCGAGCTGGTGTTCTACGCGTTCGACCTGATGCACCGCGACGGAATGAACCTGCGCGGGGCTTCCCTGCTCTCCCGCAAGGAGGCACTTCGCGAGCTGCTGGCGGGCGATTCCGCGGGCCCGGTGCGCTACAGCGACCACATCGTGGGCAACGGCGCCGTGTTCTACCAGCAGGCGTGCGGGATGGGGCTGGAGGGCATCATCAGCAAGCGCGCGGACAGCCCGTACGCCACCAGGCGGACGCGCGACTGGCTCAAGGTCAAGTGCCTGCTGCGCCAGGAGTTCGTCATTGGCGGGTTCACCGCGCCGCAGGGCTCGCGCTCGCACTTTGGCGCGCTGCTGGTGGGCGTGCACGACGAGAACGGGGACTTCATCTACTCCGGCAAGGTGGGGACGGGCTTCAACGAGGCTTCCCTGCGGCAGCTGCACGCCGCGCTCCGCCCGCTGTCGCGAGAGGAATCGCCGTTCAGCGACTACGGGCGCAAGGGGCGCCGTCCCGCCGGGGTGACGTGGGTGGAGCCGAAGCTGGTCTGCGAGATCTCGTTCACCGAATGGACCGGCGACAACATCCTGCGCCACCCCGTGTTCCAGGGGCTGCGCGAGGACAAGCCCGCCGCGCAGGTCGTCCGCGAGAGCGCCGGCCACCTGTCCGCGGCCGAGACGCCGGCCAGGCCCGCACGCGCGGGAAAGCCGACCGCCACCGCGCGCGAGCAGAAACCCTCCGCCACCACGCGCCCCGTGCCTCCCTCGACCACAAAGACGGTGCCCCGCCGCGGCAAGGCGAACGAGGCGATGGTGGCCGGCATCCGGCTGACCAGCCCCGACAAGCTGCTCTTTCCCGCCGCAGGGATCACCAAGCTGGAGCTGGCGCGCTACTACGAGGCGGTGGCGGACTGGATGCTGCCGCACGTCAAGGATCGCCCGCTGACGCTCGTTCGCTGTCCGGACGGGGTGGGAGGACCCTGCTTCTTCCAGAAGCACGGAGACGAGCATTTCGCGCCTCAGGTGGGCCGCACCACGGTGACGGAGAACGACGGCGAGGAAAAGGTCTACACGTACGTGCACTCCACCGCCGGGCTGGTGGCGCTGGTGCAGATGAGCGTGCTGGAGATGCACACCTCCAACGCCAAACGCACCAGCTTCGAGAAGCCGGACCGCTTCATCATGGACCTGGATCCCGGGCCCGGCGTGTCGTGGCAGCGCATCATGGATTCCGCGCTGCAGATCCGCGACCGGCTGGCGGAGCTGGGGCTGGCGAGCTTCGTAAAGACGACCGGCGGCAAGGGGTTGCACGTTGTCGTCCCCATCAACAAGCGCCACACGTGGGATGAGGTAAAGGAGTTCAGCCGGGCGCTGGCGACGGACATCAGCGCGGCCAACCCGGGCAAGTACGTGACGAAGTCGACGATCGCCGCGCGCAAGGGCAAGATCTACATCGACTTCCTGCGAAACGGGCGCGGCGCCACCGCGATCGCGGCGTTCTGCATCCGTGCGCGGCCGTCGGGCGCCATCAGCGTCCCGTTGCGGTGGGATGAACTGACCCCTGCCCTGCGGACCGACGACTTCACCCCCGCTGCCGTCATCGAGCGCGTCCGCGGGCTCAAGGATGATCCGTGGGCCGAGTTCTGGACGACGAAGCAGTCGCTGACGAAAAAGATGCGGACGGAACTGGGGCTGAAATAG